The following proteins come from a genomic window of Malus sylvestris chromosome 4, drMalSylv7.2, whole genome shotgun sequence:
- the LOC126618703 gene encoding adenosylhomocysteinase-like, with product MALSVEKSSSGREYKVKDMSQADFGRLEIELAEVEMPGLVSCRTEFGPSQPFKGARITGSLHMTIQTAVLIETLTALGAEVRWCSCNIFSTQDHAAAAIARDSAAVFAWKGETLQEYWWCTERALDWGPGGGPDLIVDDGGDATLLIHEGVKAEEEFAKSGTLPDPSSTDNQEFQLVLTIIRDGLKTDPKRYHKMKDRLVGVSEETTTGVKRLYQMQASGALLFPAINVNDSVTKSKFDNLYGCRHSLPDGLMRATDVMIAGKVSVVCGYGDVGKGCAAALKQAGSRVVVTEIDPICALQALMEGLQVLPLEDVVSEADIFVTTTGNKDIIMVDHMKKMKNNAIVCNIGHFDNEIDMHGLETYPGVKRITIKPQTDRWVFPETKSGIIVLAEGRLMNLGCATGHPSFVMSCSFTNQVIAQLELWNERKSGKYEKKVYVLPKHLDEKVAALHLGKLGAKLTKLTKEQADYISVPVEGPYKPAAYRY from the exons ATGGCTCTCTCCGTCGAGAAAAGTAGCAGCGGCCGCGAGTACAAGGTCAAGGACATGTCCCAGGCCGACTTCGGCCGCCTCGAGATCGAGCTCGCCGAGGTCGAAATGCCCGGCCTCGTCTCCTGCCGCACCGAATTCGGACCCTCCCAACCCTTCAAGGGGGCCCGCATCACCGGATCCCTCCACATGACCATCCAGACCGCCGTCCTCATCGAAACCCTCACCGCCCTCGGCGCCGAGGTCCGCTGGTGCTCCTGCAACATTTTCTCCACCCAGGACCACGCAGCCGCCGCCATCGCCCGCGACAGCGCCGCCGTCTTTGCCTGGAAGGGCGAGACCCTCCAGGAGTACTGGTGGTGCACCGAGCGCGCCCTCGACTGGGGCCCCGGTGGTGGACCCGATCTGATCGTCGACGACGGCGGTGACGCCACCCTCTTGATCCACGAGGGAGTCAAGGCTGAGGAGGAGTTCGCGAAGTCCGGGACTCTCCCCGACCCGTCTTCCACCGATAACCAGGAGTTCCAGCTCGTTCTGACCATCATCAGAGATGGCTTGAAGACCGACCCCAAGAGGTACCACAAGATGAAGGACAGGTTGGTCGGAGTCTCGGAGGAGACCACCACCGGCGTCAAGAGATTGTATCAGATGCAGGCCAGCGGCGCTCTCTTGTTCCCCGCCATCAATGTCAACGACTCTGTTACCAAGAGCAAG TTTGACAACTTGTACGGATGCCGTCACTCTCTCCCCGATGGTTTGATGAGAGCCACTGATGTTATGATTGCCGGAAAGGTTTCAGTTGTCTGTGGATACGGAGATGTCGGAAAGGGTTGTGCTGCTGCCCTCAAGCAAGCTGGATCCCGCGTGGTTGTGACTGAGATTGATCCAATCTGTGCCCTCCAGGCTCTTATGGAAGGCCTTCAGGTTCTTCCCCTTGAGGATGTTGTCTCTGAGGCCGATATCTTTGTTACCACCACCGGTAACAAGGACATCATCATGGTTGACCacatgaagaagatgaagaacaaTGCCATTGTTTGCAACATTGGTCATTTTGACAATGAGATTGACATGCATGGTCTTGAGACATACCCCGGAGTGAAGCGCATCACCATCAAGCCTCAAACCGACAGGTGGGTCTTCCCCGAGACCAAGTCCGGCATCATTGTGTTGGCTGAGGGCCGTCTCATGAACTTGGGCTGTGCCACTGGACACCCCAGCTTTGTGATGTCCTGCTCtttcaccaaccaagtgattgCTCAGCTCGAGTTGTGGAATGAGAGGAAGTCCGGCAAGTACGAGAAGAAGGTGTATGTCTTGCCCAAGCACCTTGATGAGAAGGTTGCTGCCCTTCATCTTGGAAAGCTTGGAGCTAAGCTCACCAAGCTCACCAAAGAGCAGGCTGACTACATCAGCGTGCCGGTCGAGGGTCCATACAAGCCAGCTGCCTACAGGTACTGA